In one Brevibacillus composti genomic region, the following are encoded:
- the fliW gene encoding flagellar assembly protein FliW produces MNTPQEVDYGVITFEEGIPGFSDLRSFQLVQAEPESPVFSLLSLENNKIGFWLINPFAFFKEYEFTLREHHKETLQIKEDTPVVVFNIATLRGQNAITVNLKAPIVVNLQKQKAKQIILEDDRYDVRQPLLLSTSNEPDK; encoded by the coding sequence ATGAATACACCCCAGGAAGTCGATTATGGCGTCATCACCTTCGAAGAGGGGATTCCCGGGTTTTCCGACCTCAGGAGCTTTCAATTGGTACAGGCGGAGCCGGAAAGTCCCGTTTTTTCTCTTCTTTCACTGGAGAACAATAAAATCGGCTTTTGGCTGATTAACCCATTTGCCTTTTTCAAAGAATATGAATTCACCCTGAGAGAGCATCATAAGGAAACGCTCCAGATCAAAGAGGATACTCCTGTCGTTGTGTTCAACATTGCTACGTTGCGGGGGCAAAATGCCATCACAGTCAATCTGAAGGCGCCGATCGTCGTCAATCTCCAAAAACAGAAAGCTAAGCAGATCATCCTGGAAGATGATCGCTACGACGTCAGACAGCCGCTGCTGCTAAGTACCTCAAATGAACCAGATAAGTAG